The genomic region TTTATGCCAGCGATCACAGTTAGGGCCTTACCTGTTAGTTGCCCACAAAGATAAAACACCTTTTCTGAGTTCGAAATTGACCCATTATTATGCACTAAATGGTTAAAGGCTTCATAAAACGACGTCCAATTATTTGGGTCGCCATTAAACTGTGGTAATTTAATTGGAGGCAATTTCAATTTCGGGTGATCTAATTTCTCCTCAggtgaagtatttttaatttcctgcAGCTTACTTTGTATGGTTACGTACAGGTCCTCAAAGGACTCCCATGTTTGAAAAGAAGGAGTGAACTGAGGGTTATGCTTCatttgttcaatatttaattgagtTACTAACTCATTAAATTCACTACGAAGTACTTGTatattaaacgttttaatttgGAAATTTTTTTCGTCttctttactattaatatttaacgacAAATCTTATAATGATTGCATCTTAGAAAAATACGAATTTTGTCGggcttgtaataataatatggaaCTTTGAACATGTTCTAACTCGATTGGTGAACATTCACCGGCCTTTGTTCTTGTTCTTTTGTCCATATtatctacaaataattattaatcgtttcaaaattaactttataaaataaaaaaataaaaaattaaatatgaacaatacgATTTATTTCGATTGTTAactatgaaacaatttttagaaaaaagcGATGTAGGTACTAATGTTACGCATGATCATTCTCACCAAATCAggcacaatatattattaaatacgtaatacgGGATATGAAATACGgataatagatttataaatacatataatatttaaaatctatattaaaattgtcgttatacaggtaataaaaaatgccCACCGGCAATTTCACCTAACGAacaaaattgaaagaaaatatacgaaaatatatatgcCTAACTAAGAGATATGATACATATACGGCTCGAAAAggaccaaaaaaaaaaatggcggCGCTGGttgttgattatattatttatatttattgcaatttaaagtggactgtaattttcttaatacggTTGCTCAATATTTGGGTCTTGTActggagaaagaaagaaaggacaCGGCACAGTACCTTGAACCTTCTTGGCTTCCTTTCTTATGTCTGGATGTGGCTTCTTGCTGCTGGATTTGAGCTTCTTCACTAACTTTATCACAGACACGCTTTATCACGAAAAAGTATGTAACGATATATatcacaaaacaattattacaataaacaagataaataattaataaggttaAAATGAAACTATACGATGCGTGCGGAGACCGAAACAAATCCACAATGCGAGGCGACCAAATTAACACTACCCGCTGCTCAATttcccttttttttaaatgtcgaCGCATTATTATGCGTCACCTACAGCCCGTTCCGGTACTAGTGCCGTCATAGGGAAGGACATTAAGGAGGGATATATTGAGCAaccattaagataaaaaaaatgcgaatTTGGCGCAACCAGGGGACCTAGATTGAATTCAAATTAgataaatacacttttttaatgtagtgtaaatataaaaaaaacatcttgcCAATTATAACCTATTACcttatgaatattgttaagaATTAAGATGATATTGATATTGACCGTATAGCCCATCTGGCAAAGGGGCCGCTTAAAGGTaagttataagtttatttattatgtgttcCGTTTGACGTCCGAGGTCCATTATGAGAGTACATCGCTTCCGTTTCCGCCCAAACCGCTAGTTACCGACCTTTTCCCACCacgtgacaccgccgccagcGCCCAGCGTTTGAAACTGGAACTAACTTTTTATCGCGCTAAAGCAAGCCGCCAGAATTCTTGTTCATTGTTGCGTCGTTTTTCGTCTAGCACAGTCGCTAGTGCAAACTTAAAAACGAAtcagtatatttaaagttatatcgacctaaaatttattttcaaagtggaaatatttatatatacgtaaattGGTGAACTCGATTTTCacgttataaatacaaaatggtTAATAAAAGTGCTAAAATCAGTGAAAAATGGTTAATCAAAGTGCTAAAATCGGTGAAAAATGGTTAATAAAAGTGCTAAAATCGGTGGTGTTGGCCACGCGGTCCAACGTACCTAGCCCGCACTTTACAAAGCCTTCTCATAATGTCACGGAAGATTTTGTCTCTGCAAGTTCTAACAAGCCGAGTTCTCCGCAAAGTTCGCAAAAGCACGAGTGAAGAGGATGATGAACCGCCGCCAAAACAAAGACGAAATAACCACGTGCGCAGTAATTCACGTGATTCTTCTCCAGATTTGTTTTATAGGTTTCAGTAATTGTCGCAGAAATTGGTGAGTCATCTTAATAATACTTTCTTCAATTATGCTGCGTTATCTGGTGTAACGAATTCTCACAATCGATCCTCGTCGTACAATACAAACgcctgctttgttacaacattaattataatatgtacttccAGCACTTATGATTCCCAAGCAACCTTACAGCTTTCACACTAACGACCGTCCTCGTCAAGCGGACCGGCCCCAATGCCCCCGCTTATTTTTGATCGTCTCAAGACGACTCGTCATTTTGTTCGTGAATGTTGGTATCGAATCAATTAACTTacttacatcgagtaaaacatatttaacaaatacaatcatcaaataatctatattctaaattataaataataattttaagcataataaaattgtaaaataataacatatcataaattcgttaaatcgtgaatcaagtacaatcatcaaataaagtaacttgtaaattgaatataactattaattaaaataaacgtaatttaaataataaatttgtaaaataataataagttatcctaaattcattacattcggcCGTCCGACTACGTGCGATCTCCTGACGCACGGTATATAATCATGGgaaggttttataaattcaaataagtacactatcaaaatattttagtttcatgtgaACTAATTGTAACctatctatacatttggtttttatcataaattcattacatttacatCATTATTACAATCATTACATTCGGCTATTATTTGGATTCAGATTGATTGTGTGATAGTTTATTTGTCACTTTTGTTACTTTCGCTATCAGACGTACTACTGCTGCTAGCTACTGCatctaaattatcattatgttCGGACACATTTATATTGATCCACGGGCAAATCCTGTCTACCGCAACCACACtatcgaatttatttttgcgtttacTAAAGCCAGGTATTTCGACAATTTTATACCTATCATTGCCCAAAATTTTTGCTATTTTGAAGGGGCCtataaattttgacattaacTTAGTACTATTacctttattactaaaattagttctagttattttaattaaatccccTACTTTATAAGTCGGGGCAGGAACTCTGTTTTGATCGTaggtatgtttttgtttaatttgactAGACTCAATATTTGTACGAACTTCTTGCCTCACTTCTGTAAGGTTTGAATTAGGCtcgttatttatatctaacatATTACTTAGGCTATCTTTCAATCTGGTTCCAAATAATGCTTCCGTAGCTGTCTTTTGAGTGGTGGAGTTTGTTGCATTATTAATTCCCCACTGAATTTTTCCTACACACATGTCCCAGTTCCGTTCGTCCTCACCGTCAGAATACTTTGCAAGTGAATTTAATATCGTTTGGTTATATCTTTCGGCTTGGCCGTTGGCTCTGGGACACGCAACAGCATtcaaaacatgtttaataCCATGggtatcacaaaaatatttaaaagctgcTGAAGTAAAAGAGGTACCTCGATCTGATATAATTCGGGATGGTAAACCgaagtcataaaaaatattttgtaatactttaACAGTTGTTTTAGTCTTTGTATCCTTAACAGctcttacaaacaaatacttgGTAAATCCATCCACTATGGTGAGAATGTAAACATTGCCGTTCTTGCTTTTGACAAATGGACCCAAGTGGTCAATGTGAATGGTGTGGAACGAGATGTTAACCTTCTCTATCGGATACAACTGACCCTTCTTATGTCGAGACGTATTATCCTTATTATAAGCACACTTAATACAAGACTtaacatacttttttacaaatctACGTAACTTAGGAAaccagaaaacagattgaatTTTCTCGGTAGTCTTTGATATTCCTAGATGACCTGCGTCATCATGGTTAGATTTACATATTTGCCATCGAGCACTGCGAGGAATTACTAAACAGAGCTTATCATCAACTCTCCTATATACTCAActgttcttaattaaatagtttctcTTAATATCTTTAGCTTCTTCATCACACTCAGgcttaagaattttatatattcgggATATCTCAGGATCTGACATTTGTAAAGTCAAGAGCCAGTTATTAGTGTCGATACTGTAGACTGTAACTGCAGAATTATCGATAACCTcgggttttaattttgtgttacgGCTCAGTGCGTCCACATGAGTCATGCGGATGCCTGGCCGGTATTCTATACTAAAATTGAACTCACTTATTAAAAGCCACCACCTAGCTATTCGGGGTATTAAATCGCGTTTCGTTAATGTGGTTCGAATAGCGTTACAGTCTGTTATAATTTTGAACTCAATCCCCAACAAATATACCCTAAATTTCTTTAACGAACAAACAATTGCAAGGGTCTCGAGTTCATAAGAGTGCAAGTGACGCTCTTCCGGGGTGGTTTGCCGGCTAAAGTAAGCAATTGGCTTGAGAGCACGCGACTCCAGCTGCCATTGCATCAATATCCCACCCACGCCTAGAGAACTTGCATCCGTATGCAACTCAGTTTCAAAATTAGGATTGTATAGAGCTAAAACTGGTCGGTCAATTAACTTATCTTTTAAGGTATTAAACGAATGAAATTCTTTATCTgtccatttaaaaacattacccTTCTTGAGTAAGTTGGTAAGAGGCCTGGCTATCTCACCGAaacttttgataaattttctaaaatatcctGCTAGTCCCAAAAACTGACGGACTTCATGTACGTTCTGAGGAACAGGAAACTCTTTAACAGCTAGAATCTTACTTTCGTTAGGACGTATGCCTTCTGCAGAAATCTCATAGCCTAAATAGTCCAGGGTATTATTGAAGAATCGgcatttagataattttaaagtgagCCCATTTTGCCGtaacaatttcaaaacattCTCTAACCTCTCAAATCCCTCCTCCAGGGTAACCGATGGCACAAGAATGTCATCCAAATAAGCCAACGCTAACTCATCACGTTTATTACCAAGCATTGTATTCATTGATCTCTGAAATACAGCTGGAGCATTCGCGAGACCAAACGGCAtccttttaaattcataatgaCCATCTGGCGTCACGAACGCAGTCAATGGACGACTCTCTTCCGCCACCGGCACCTGATAATACCCAGAAATCAGATCTAACGATGTAAAGAATCTATTGCCACTAAGGTTAGTTAATTGATCATCGATTATCGGCAAAGGGAAACAATCCTTCCTCGTTTTACTATTGAGAGCCCTATAATCAACGCATAAGCGCTGTTCTCCTGTTTTCTTCCTTACCAATAAAATAGGACTGGCATAATTTGAATTAGACTCttgtataatatcattttgCAACAAGTCGTTTATTATCTCCTTAACCTGACCTCTTTCCGAAAAGGATAATCTATACGGTCGGTAAACTACAGGTTTGTCATCCAATAAGtctattttcattttagttgAGCTGATACAACCTATTTCTCCTAAATTAAATGCAAAGCAATCTCGATAATTGAGTAAAAGCGAATGAAGTCTAACTAATGCCTCTTTGTTAACTTGAGGACCAACATTTATGTCAGATATTAGTAAAGGCTCATATTCCGAATTATTTTTggttactttatttacatgGATACTATCTTTTTCAACAAAACAAGTTCCTTTAGCAATAGGGCATTTCTTGGATAATGTAAGATTTTGACCAGATAAATTTGTCACGGGCAAATAGCACTTTCCATCAACAACCCTATAAATTCCCTGGTGCAAATAATGCTCTTTCCTAGGCTCACCATTACAGTAaccttcaatataaatatctccACAGAAGTCAGCGTCAGATGCGGTAGCTTCAACTAACCGTGATAATGAAATGTCGGTATCGTTATCAAGATTTAACTTCAAACATTTTACCGGCTCTGGTATGGTATCGATATCAGGGCTCTGGTAAAAAGTTAACTGACGACTATTCTTAAATACTGTAACACAAGGAAGTTCAGTAACATTTTGACCAATAAGTAAAGCCGACTGAAGGAAATGATTGCTAACCACCAGTAACTCTACATTAACCTCAACTTCATCTAATTTCAAATCGACGTTGGTCCTATATACTGGAAATACTTTAGAGTTCCCGAACCCTTTGATTACTGGCAACTCCGTTgagtttttagttaaattcagACTTTGAGCATCAGATTCCCTGATTAAACTACATTCACTGCCGAAATCAATAAATGCAGTTACAGACTTATCGTTTACCTTAAccgttttgtaaaatttgtcgCTGTTGTTATTGAGGGTagatatagttaaaatttttcTATCCTGGTTATCCGTTTGTTTAGGCTCATTTCGCAAGATCAACGGCTCTAGTTTACAATTATCGCTGTTGTGGCCTACCCGATGGCATTTTACACATTTCGTAAGAGGTTTAGGGCATCGAAGGTAAGGGTGTCCCTTTGAGCGGCAATTGAAACAAGTTAACAAACTTTCGCCTGAGGATGATGCAGTGTTACCCGTTCGAACTATCGTATTATCGCTACGTTTcctattgaatgttttattttctaatataggACGTTGGGAGCTTAGAAAATTCAACAAGTCTTCTGGTTCGCGACAAGTCAGTGCCTGTGCACTGCTTCTAATAGATGTATCTAGTATTCCGTGGATAATACAATCGACGGCCTTTTTGCCTCTTATTTCAAATCTGTTCAATAACGTTAACTTATCGTAGAAGTACTCACGTAAACTTTCGTTACTACGAGTACTGCGAGATAACATTTCTTCGAGAAGCCGACCATAATTTTGCTCATTTGGGAAAGCTCTTGTAAGTTTGTCCTGCCACTCTGACCAATTGAAAACAACGCTAGGAAGGGCTTCGAACCACTTCTTTGCCAAGCCAGACAGTTTCTGCAGAGCAAAATGTATGGTCTGCTTCTCGTCCCATTCATAGATTAAAGCACATTCATTTACTTTCCTAATCCAACAGTCGATATTCTGAGTTTTACTTGACGGATCAAATTCTGGTATTACATTGTTgagaagattattatttaaattacttgtcTTGCACTTATGCCCTTGAagggtattaaatatatccagTACCTGTTCAGTAGACCAACTACCTTTTTCCTTGGATCGTCTCTTACTTGCACACCGTGAACTACGGGGTGACTCACTGTTGGAGGAGGAGGAGCTGGAAGACACTTTGCGTTTCTTCTTTGATCGCTTTTTGCCTCTCTTAGAGTTAGCTGCTGCCTTGGAGGAAGACCGTGAACGCTTTCTCTGAAATTCATCATTTCGAGAAGGCGAGCCTTCGGGAGTCATCGCTTCATCAGTATCCAtacctcaaaaataaaatatcattttattatgttagtatATCAATTCATTGTCTAGACACATAACCTTTaacgactaagcacacatggctcggtaggcatacatagcctctagtagctgatgcacacttggcttcctattgtaggcacacataacctctaactattaagcacacatggctcgataggcatacatagcctctagcaGCTGAAGcgcacttggcttcctattgtaggcacacataacctctaacgactaagcacacatggctcggtaggcatacatagcctctagtagctgaagcacacttggcttcctattgtaggcacacataacctctaactactaagcacacatggctcgataggcatacatagcctctagcagctgaagcacacttggcttcctattgtaggtacACATAACCTATAACTACTAAGCACACTTCGCTTCCGATTGTAGGTACACATAACCTATAACTActaagcacacttggcttcctattgtaggtacGCATAACCTATAACTActaagcacacttggcttcctatcgtAGGTACGCATAACCTATAACTAAttagcacacatggctcgattGACGTACATAATCTCTAGTAGCCAAAGCGCACGTGGGGCGTTCGATTTCTAatcatttatagaaataacattaatagtcGTATAAAACACTTGTACGCACCTTAGATTGGGTCTTGTCCCGCTTCTGAATTGTAACGAATTCTCACAATCGATCCTCGTCGTACAATACAAACgcctgctttgttacaacattaattataatatgtacttccAGCACTTATGATTCCCAAGCAACCTTACAGCTTTCACACTAACGACCGTCCTCGTCAAGCGGACCGGCCCCAATGCCCCCGCTTATTTTTGATCGTCTCAAGACGACTCGTCATTTTGTTCGTGAATGTTGGTATCGAATCAATTAACTTacttacatcgagtaaaacatatttaacaaatacaatcatcaaataatctatattctaaattataaataataattttaagcataataaaattgtaaaataataacatatcataaattcgttaaatcgtgaatcaagtacaatcatcaaataaagtaacttgtaaattgaatataactattaattaaaataaacgtaatttaaataataaatttgtaaaataataataagttatccTAAATTCATTACACTGGCATGTTTAAAAAGTGCCtgaatctatataatataataataatgcaaacCTAAACGACCCGTTTTTGAACCATGCGGCTTAACACTTCTGATTGGAACTGTGTAcgttatatgatatacaaaaGAAATGCGTTACTTTTCCTGCTTTTAcccatttcaaaattaataaagacgtTTCCTAGAGGattctttataattgtatatcatGGAACGAAATTGTGCGGTCTTATCGAACGCGTTTGTAGCTCAAAATGAGTTAGTCAATAAGGCGTTACGTAGCGTTTTAGAGTGGTATTCTCACTTGAACGTAACGCTTAATTCAATTCTATACATGATCAATTGTACGAATGTTTTGGTTAAAGTATAAAGTGAGTAATGGGCTTAcgatgttttataaattatttgcggCAAGCGGGCCGAAGTCTTAGAATCTCGCTGTAAATCATTGCTAAAAAACCTTAAAAGAATTCCCCCTCTTCGGAATACATGTTCAATCCGGACATatctacatatttacataaagttGGTGGTATTGACAAATTTGGCAGAATTCGCGAGTACCAACCTAAAACAATACGCGTTAAATTATCTGAACGTTCTGAATAGCCTGTAGCTTCAACTTCTCAGGACAGTCAAAAGCCCTTTCTTTGTAACCGATACAAACTCAAAACAAGGACAAAAGAGTCACAACTTCGATGATCACGAAAAGAAAAAAGGGGGTGCAAAAAtaacagataaaataaatacgtgatagatatataagtataagtgACTCGAAAGGCTTTTCCGGCGGTTGTTTAAGGTACTATCACAAAAATTGGGCGAAATTAAAACCTTCTTCCATGCTATAAAAATTACCTAAGCTCGCATACCTTTCAATCGAAAACCGCCATTAATACTGCCAACGCGGTAAATCCTAAAAAAGTTGCAAACACCTGTTTCAACTTCGATGTCTTGGAAATCCATTTTATGATTCTAAACCATAATAAATACTGGAGCCAGCCCTACTGACCCCGTTGTTCATATCTGCTCTTTTGTAataacgaaaaaataaatcaatcctatttattttcaaccCAAAATCCTTATTTTCATGAAACCAGAACCTTTTCATCTGTTTCATCACCACCAAATGCTAAATTTCCTataataaagcaaaaaaaaagtaaagtaaaaataagtaaaggATCTCGGCCAAACCCAGTACCATGTACCGATTTTCCACGAACATCGTTTCTTTCTGTGTACCAGTTATGAGGGAAAGCTCCTTCAAATGACTTGTCTACCTCTTGGGTTGGCCATAGCTCCGAAATTTTTTGCGTCGGCGACAACTTGGACAGCCGAGCTATTACGCCGTCAAGGCTTACGAGTaatcgttttgttttttttggatGATTACTTACTTGTCCAACAGGACAGAACAATTCTGAACTCCCAGGTTCTCGTAGCCATGCCCTTTATCAGAAGTCCTTAAGAATCTGGACTGGACCATAAATCTAGAGAAGTCGATAT from Pieris rapae chromosome W, ilPieRapa1.1, whole genome shotgun sequence harbors:
- the LOC123690433 gene encoding uncharacterized protein LOC123690433, whose translation is MDTDEAMTPEGSPSRNDEFQRKRSRSSSKAAANSKRGKKRSKKKRKVSSSSSSSNSESPRSSRCASKRRSKEKGSWSTEQVLDIFNTLQGHKCKTSNLNNNLLNNVIPEFDPSSKTQNIDCWIRKVNECALIYEWDEKQTIHFALQKLSGLAKKWFEALPSVVFNWSEWQDKLTRAFPNEQNYGRLLEEMLSRSTRSNESLREYFYDKLTLLNRFEIRGKKAVDCIIHGILDTSIRSSAQALTCREPEDLLNFLSSQRPILENKTFNRKRSDNTIVRTGNTASSSGESLLTCFNCRSKGHPYLRCPKPLTKCVKCHRVGHNSDNCKLEPLILRNEPKQTDNQDRKILTISTLNNNSDKFYKTVKVNDKSVTAFIDFGSECSLIRESDAQSLNLTKNSTELPVIKGFGNSKVFPVYRTNVDLKLDEVEVNVELLVVSNHFLQSALLIGQNVTELPCVTVFKNSRQLTFYQSPDIDTIPEPVKCLKLNLDNDTDISLSRLVEATASDADFCGDIYIEGYCNGEPRKEHYLHQGIYRVVDGKCYLPVTNLSGQNLTLSKKCPIAKGTCFVEKDSIHVNKVTKNNSEYEPLLISDINVGPQVNKEALVRLHSLLLNYRDCFAFNLGEIGCISSTKMKIDLLDDKPVVYRPYRLSFSERGQVKEIINDLLQNDIIQESNSNYASPILLNVHEVRQFLGLAGYFRKFIKSFGEIARPLTNLLKKGNVFKWTDKEFHSFNTLKDKLIDRPVLALYNPNFETELHTDASSLGVGGILMQWQLESRALKPIAYFSRQTTPEERHLHSYELETLAIVCSLKKFRVYLLGIEFKIITDCPFKIAKILGNDRYKIVEIPGFSKRKNKFDSVVAVDRICPWININVSEHNDNLDAVASSSSTSDSESNKSDK